The following are encoded in a window of Haloarcula halophila genomic DNA:
- a CDS encoding zinc-dependent alcohol dehydrogenase family protein, translating into MRAARYHGPGEISIDEVPDPTIESPTDAVVRVTHTAVCGSDLWFYRGESDREEGSRVGHEPMGIVEEVGEEVRHVQPGDRVFAPFSISCGSCEYCRKGLHTSCKNGGFWGSTTDGAQGEQIRVPQANGTLVRVPDRYADDQDVLKSVLPLTDVMCTGHHAAVSAGVEAGSTCAVVGDGAVGLCAVLAARRLGANRIVALGHHEDRLEIAESFGATDTISARGEAAVEELRALTAGGVDHAIECVGMGAAMETAIDIARPGGTVGYVGVPNGVEDGDLVDSLFGKNVTLAGGIAPVRAYVDDLLEDVLQGTLDPSPVFTKTVDLEGVPEGYRAMDEREAIKVFVDLT; encoded by the coding sequence ATGCGCGCTGCCCGCTATCACGGCCCGGGAGAGATCAGCATCGACGAGGTGCCGGACCCGACCATCGAATCGCCGACCGACGCCGTCGTCCGGGTGACACACACGGCAGTGTGTGGCTCGGACCTGTGGTTCTACCGCGGCGAAAGCGACCGCGAGGAGGGCTCTCGCGTGGGTCACGAGCCCATGGGAATCGTCGAAGAAGTCGGCGAGGAGGTCCGCCACGTCCAGCCCGGCGACCGAGTGTTCGCCCCCTTCTCGATCAGCTGTGGCTCCTGTGAGTACTGCCGGAAGGGGCTACACACCTCCTGTAAGAACGGCGGGTTCTGGGGGAGTACGACCGACGGCGCACAGGGCGAACAGATCCGTGTTCCACAGGCCAACGGGACGCTCGTCCGGGTCCCCGACCGGTACGCCGACGACCAGGACGTGCTGAAGTCGGTCCTCCCGCTGACGGACGTGATGTGTACCGGCCACCACGCGGCGGTCAGCGCCGGCGTCGAGGCCGGCAGCACGTGTGCGGTCGTCGGCGACGGCGCGGTCGGGCTCTGTGCCGTGCTGGCAGCCAGACGACTGGGAGCGAACCGCATCGTCGCGCTGGGCCACCACGAGGACCGCCTGGAGATCGCGGAATCCTTCGGCGCGACGGACACCATCTCCGCTCGGGGCGAGGCTGCCGTCGAGGAACTACGGGCGCTCACCGCCGGCGGCGTCGACCACGCCATAGAGTGTGTCGGCATGGGCGCGGCCATGGAGACCGCGATCGACATCGCCCGGCCGGGCGGGACCGTCGGCTACGTCGGCGTCCCCAACGGGGTCGAGGACGGCGACCTCGTCGATTCGCTGTTCGGAAAGAACGTCACGCTCGCCGGCGGTATCGCCCCGGTTCGCGCCTACGTCGACGACCTGCTGGAGGACGTCCTCCAGGGGACGCTCGATCCCTCACCGGTGTTTACGAAGACCGTCGATCTCGAAGGTGTTCCCGAGGGATACCGCGCGATGGACGAGCGGGAGGCGATCAAGGTGTTCGTCGATCTGACCTGA
- a CDS encoding methylaspartate mutase subunit E has product MPTDSRLAADELQRIASELRDNWHTGREVDFEEAVAFHESLPAGKQFAPVLESADRPLLQPRAGVPCLEDQISLLEYLQEDGGADLLPTTIDSYTRDNEYEKAEEGLAASRNGEADELNGFPAVNHGVEDCRRLVRALDAPIEVRHGTPDARLLAMVTLAGGFQSFEGGPISYNIPYTKRHDLATTIEHWQFVDRLCGAYTERGVTINREPFGPLTGTLVPPCIAIAVMLIEGKLAATQGVRSLTLGYGQVGNLVQDVAALRALRSLGEEYLPDAVTVTTVFHEWMGGFPPDEARASGVIGLGGATAAVAQPDKVITKSPQEFQGVPTKEANAAGLRTTRQLIDMLIEQDIDLGGIDDEQRLIERATRDLMDAVIDAGDGDVAQGVVRAFDSGALDVPFAPSDAAAGAVLPARDDDGRVRIFEFGDLALSAEIRELHAARLGERAETEGRDQSFRMVADDVDAISDGRLIGRPQGGAGDAD; this is encoded by the coding sequence ATGCCCACAGACAGCCGGCTCGCCGCCGACGAGCTACAGCGCATCGCATCGGAGTTGCGGGACAACTGGCACACCGGCCGGGAAGTCGACTTCGAGGAGGCCGTCGCCTTCCACGAGTCGCTACCCGCCGGCAAGCAGTTCGCCCCCGTTCTCGAATCCGCGGATCGGCCGCTGCTCCAGCCACGCGCCGGCGTCCCCTGCCTCGAAGATCAGATCTCGCTCCTGGAGTACCTCCAGGAGGATGGCGGCGCGGACCTCCTGCCGACGACGATCGACTCGTACACGCGGGACAACGAGTACGAGAAAGCGGAAGAGGGACTCGCGGCCTCCCGAAACGGCGAGGCCGACGAACTAAACGGCTTCCCGGCAGTGAACCACGGGGTCGAGGACTGCCGGCGGCTCGTCCGGGCCCTTGACGCCCCCATCGAGGTGCGCCACGGGACGCCCGACGCCCGCCTGCTGGCGATGGTCACGCTCGCCGGCGGGTTCCAGAGCTTCGAGGGTGGCCCGATCTCCTACAACATTCCCTACACGAAGCGCCACGACCTGGCGACGACGATCGAACACTGGCAGTTCGTCGACCGACTCTGTGGGGCCTACACCGAGCGCGGCGTCACGATCAACCGCGAGCCGTTCGGCCCGCTGACCGGGACCCTGGTCCCGCCCTGTATCGCTATCGCGGTCATGCTGATAGAGGGGAAACTCGCGGCCACGCAGGGTGTTCGCTCGCTGACGCTGGGCTACGGCCAGGTCGGGAACCTCGTCCAGGACGTGGCCGCGCTGCGAGCGTTGCGCTCGCTGGGCGAGGAGTATCTCCCCGACGCCGTGACGGTCACGACTGTCTTCCACGAGTGGATGGGCGGGTTCCCGCCCGACGAGGCCCGCGCCAGCGGCGTCATCGGCCTCGGCGGCGCGACGGCCGCCGTCGCACAACCGGACAAGGTCATCACGAAGTCTCCTCAGGAGTTCCAGGGAGTGCCGACGAAGGAGGCCAACGCGGCCGGCCTCCGCACGACACGACAACTCATCGACATGCTCATCGAACAGGACATCGACCTGGGTGGTATCGACGACGAACAGCGGCTCATCGAGCGGGCGACCCGCGACCTGATGGACGCCGTCATCGACGCCGGCGACGGCGACGTGGCACAGGGCGTCGTCAGAGCCTTCGACTCGGGTGCGCTGGACGTGCCCTTCGCCCCGAGTGACGCGGCGGCGGGCGCGGTCCTGCCGGCGCGTGACGACGACGGCCGGGTCCGGATCTTCGAGTTCGGCGACCTGGCGCTGTCGGCCGAGATCAGGGAGCTACACGCCGCTCGGCTGGGCGAACGCGCCGAGACGGAGGGGAGAGACCAGTCGTTCCGGATGGTCGCCGACGACGTCGACGCCATCAGCGACGGCCGGCTGATCGGGCGGCCCCAGGGGGGTGCCGGCGATGCGGATTGA
- a CDS encoding DUF7563 family protein, with product MPECQNCGEFVTEQYVRVFTPEATEAHGPRVCPNCEDKLRDGAEVREARSSRQ from the coding sequence ATGCCCGAGTGTCAGAATTGCGGTGAATTCGTGACGGAGCAGTACGTACGGGTGTTCACACCCGAGGCAACCGAGGCTCACGGGCCACGCGTCTGCCCCAACTGCGAGGACAAACTCCGGGACGGTGCCGAAGTCCGCGAAGCCCGCTCCTCCAGGCAATAA
- a CDS encoding SDR family NAD(P)-dependent oxidoreductase, giving the protein MAKTVLITGASAAVGSATAEAFLADDWTVWATAPDEEAIADLAEQGCTTAEPDVTNARECERVVEDLIEETGRLDCLVNAASISRFGAVEDISTEQLHEQFDVAVYGPHRLIREALPHMRARENGTVVNVSSITGRLSTPGRGADAAAKSALEGVSDALRVEADSFGVDVVVVEPGPIRDGEEPAEAEPESASGAYDWLYRAREDSRLTGVQDALGVTPGTVALAVRDAANNSDPEPRYPVGEGAKLLLFAEYVPERWRDTAFGLLRQLMG; this is encoded by the coding sequence ATGGCGAAGACGGTGCTGATCACGGGTGCGTCCGCGGCAGTGGGGTCGGCGACAGCCGAGGCGTTCCTGGCCGACGACTGGACAGTGTGGGCGACTGCCCCCGACGAGGAGGCGATCGCCGACCTGGCCGAACAGGGCTGTACCACGGCGGAACCAGACGTGACGAACGCCCGCGAGTGCGAACGGGTCGTCGAGGACCTGATCGAGGAGACCGGCCGACTGGACTGTCTGGTCAACGCGGCTTCGATCTCCCGGTTCGGCGCTGTCGAGGATATCTCGACCGAACAACTCCACGAGCAGTTCGACGTCGCCGTCTACGGACCACACAGACTGATTCGGGAAGCGTTGCCCCACATGCGGGCTCGCGAGAACGGGACCGTCGTCAACGTCTCCAGCATCACGGGCCGGCTCTCGACGCCCGGTCGCGGTGCCGACGCCGCGGCGAAGTCCGCGCTCGAAGGGGTGAGCGACGCACTGCGCGTCGAGGCGGACTCGTTCGGCGTCGACGTCGTCGTGGTCGAACCCGGGCCGATCCGGGACGGCGAGGAACCGGCCGAAGCGGAACCCGAGAGCGCGAGCGGCGCCTACGACTGGCTCTACCGGGCACGCGAGGACTCCCGACTGACCGGCGTCCAGGACGCGTTGGGCGTCACTCCCGGAACCGTCGCGCTCGCCGTCCGGGACGCGGCCAACAACAGCGACCCGGAACCGCGCTACCCCGTCGGCGAGGGTGCGAAACTCCTTTTGTTCGCCGAGTACGTCCCCGAGCGGTGGCGCGACACCGCTTTCGGTCTGCTCCGGCAGTTGATGGGTTAG
- a CDS encoding ArsA family ATPase, producing the protein MDHELDVEAVDRIDAPTGVDAAEYVLYGGKGGVGKTTCAAATALASARDDTATLVVSTDPAHSLSDTLETDIPATPTRIREEIPLYAAEIDPEAAVGEGPLGMDDDALGGLGQMLGGDGPMGGAGQMGGEAGAGEDVLGDEGGLLGGSMPGADEAAAMRLLLDYVDDDRFDRVVIDTAPTGHTLRLLELPETMDSMVGKILQMRERFSGMLGNLTGMFGDDEEVDAEQGIEDLRELSDRIEHLRSILRDPTRTDFRIVMVPEELSVVESERLLGRLGEYGVPVSTVVVNRVMQDPSEVLGEAVDIPGPNHAECSFCARRWEVQQRALARSQELFQGHDVRRIPLFAEEVRGERLLNVVGACLD; encoded by the coding sequence ATGGACCACGAACTCGATGTCGAAGCTGTCGATCGTATCGACGCGCCGACCGGCGTCGACGCCGCCGAGTACGTCCTCTACGGCGGCAAGGGCGGCGTCGGGAAGACGACCTGTGCGGCGGCCACGGCACTGGCGTCTGCCCGGGACGACACCGCGACACTCGTCGTCTCGACGGACCCCGCACACTCCCTCTCTGATACGTTAGAGACAGATATCCCGGCGACGCCGACCCGCATCCGCGAGGAGATCCCGCTGTACGCCGCCGAGATCGACCCCGAAGCGGCCGTCGGCGAGGGGCCACTCGGGATGGACGACGACGCGCTGGGTGGCCTCGGCCAGATGCTTGGCGGCGACGGGCCGATGGGTGGTGCCGGCCAGATGGGCGGTGAGGCCGGAGCGGGCGAAGACGTGCTCGGCGACGAGGGCGGCCTACTCGGCGGATCGATGCCCGGAGCCGACGAGGCTGCGGCGATGCGACTGCTGCTCGATTACGTCGACGACGACCGCTTCGATCGGGTGGTCATCGACACCGCACCGACCGGCCACACGCTCCGACTGCTCGAACTCCCCGAGACGATGGACTCGATGGTCGGGAAGATCCTCCAGATGCGCGAGCGGTTCTCGGGCATGCTCGGGAACCTCACCGGGATGTTCGGCGACGACGAGGAGGTCGACGCCGAGCAGGGGATCGAGGACCTCCGGGAACTGAGCGACCGGATCGAACACTTGCGGAGCATCCTCCGTGACCCGACACGGACGGACTTCCGCATCGTGATGGTTCCCGAAGAACTCTCGGTCGTCGAGTCCGAACGGTTGCTCGGTCGGCTCGGTGAGTACGGCGTCCCCGTCAGCACTGTCGTGGTCAACCGCGTGATGCAGGACCCAAGCGAGGTGCTCGGCGAAGCGGTCGACATCCCCGGGCCGAACCACGCGGAGTGTTCGTTCTGTGCGCGCCGCTGGGAGGTCCAACAGCGCGCCCTCGCCCGGTCACAGGAACTGTTCCAGGGCCACGACGTCCGTCGGATCCCGCTGTTCGCCGAGGAGGTCCGCGGCGAACGCCTGTTGAACGTCGTCGGGGCCTGTCTGGACTAA
- a CDS encoding response regulator, whose translation MPDRQTTVDLSRSVLRGSSATGDRSVPLIRTESSDSPDPTRTEVPIPLAKIDDREATRILHVDDDPQIGNLVETFLERINDDFTVVTETSVVAALNRLSDEQFDCIVSDYQMPTTDGLEFLEIVREQYPELPFILFTGKGSEEIASEAIVAGVTDYMQKEMGTDQYEVLANRVENAVEQYRTEQQFWNALSWYQRLVEQELAGVCIIQNREFVYVNEKLAETFGYTQDELIGASPERLTTAEDRERFLDAVRGAEDDDPQSFDTEFTGVREGGETVTAEVSGGSIEYDGEPAWIGVLRAVED comes from the coding sequence ATGCCGGACCGACAGACGACTGTCGACCTCTCCCGGTCCGTCCTCCGGGGAAGCTCCGCCACCGGCGACCGCTCCGTCCCGCTGATCCGTACCGAATCGTCCGACTCGCCCGATCCGACACGGACCGAGGTCCCGATTCCGCTGGCGAAGATCGACGACAGAGAGGCCACCCGCATCCTTCACGTGGACGACGATCCACAGATCGGGAACCTCGTCGAGACGTTTCTCGAACGCATCAACGATGACTTCACCGTCGTGACCGAGACCAGCGTCGTCGCCGCGCTGAACAGGCTCAGCGACGAGCAGTTCGACTGTATCGTCAGCGACTACCAGATGCCCACCACCGACGGGCTTGAGTTCCTCGAAATCGTCCGCGAGCAGTACCCCGAACTCCCCTTTATCCTCTTTACCGGGAAAGGAAGTGAGGAGATCGCAAGCGAGGCGATCGTTGCTGGTGTCACCGACTACATGCAAAAGGAGATGGGCACCGACCAGTACGAGGTGCTTGCAAACCGGGTCGAGAACGCGGTTGAGCAGTACCGAACCGAACAGCAGTTCTGGAACGCGCTGTCCTGGTACCAGCGACTCGTCGAGCAGGAGCTTGCCGGGGTCTGTATCATACAGAACCGGGAGTTCGTCTACGTCAACGAGAAACTCGCGGAGACGTTCGGCTACACGCAGGACGAACTCATCGGCGCCAGTCCCGAGCGGCTGACGACCGCGGAGGACCGCGAACGCTTCCTTGATGCCGTTCGTGGCGCCGAGGACGACGATCCGCAGTCGTTCGACACCGAGTTCACGGGTGTCCGCGAGGGCGGGGAGACAGTGACCGCCGAGGTCTCAGGCGGCTCGATCGAGTACGACGGCGAACCGGCCTGGATCGGCGTCCTCCGGGCCGTCGAAGACTGA
- the mct gene encoding succinyl-CoA:mesaconate CoA-transferase, translating into MGALADLRVLDLTQVLAGPYCTMLLADMGADVVKIERPGGDLIRSNPPYAEDPESEAYGGYFQSVNRGKRSLELDLRTDEDRDAFRSLVERADVVVENFKMGTMEQFDCGYETLREHNPQLIYSSIRGFGDPRTGETERQGQPSFDLIAQALGGVMEITGQEDGPPTKVGPGVGDLFTAALNAVGILAAVHHRERTGEGQYVDTAMYDAMISLCERTVYQYSCDGDSPTRRGNSHPTLFPYDAFETADGYAVVAAFSDGHWQTLCEAMERPELAADYPDAASRLANRDHLRGEIADWTRQHETDAVVDLLDGRVPAAPIQTTADIFEDPHVHARDMLADVSQPGVDAEMTVAGSPIKMTETMPEPRGRAPRLDEHRAELLEDQQSGGDPRPAESDD; encoded by the coding sequence ATGGGTGCGCTTGCCGACCTTCGGGTGCTCGACCTGACCCAGGTCCTGGCCGGACCGTACTGTACGATGTTGCTCGCGGATATGGGCGCAGACGTGGTAAAAATCGAGCGCCCCGGGGGGGACCTCATCCGGTCGAACCCGCCCTACGCCGAAGATCCAGAGTCGGAAGCCTACGGCGGCTACTTCCAGAGTGTCAACCGCGGCAAGCGCTCGCTGGAGTTGGATCTGCGGACCGACGAGGACCGCGACGCGTTCCGCTCGCTGGTCGAACGGGCCGACGTGGTCGTCGAGAACTTCAAAATGGGGACGATGGAGCAGTTCGACTGTGGCTACGAGACGCTGCGGGAGCACAACCCACAGTTGATCTACTCCTCGATCCGGGGGTTCGGTGATCCGCGCACGGGCGAGACCGAACGACAGGGGCAGCCCTCCTTCGACCTCATCGCCCAGGCGCTCGGCGGCGTCATGGAGATCACCGGCCAAGAGGACGGCCCGCCGACGAAGGTCGGGCCGGGCGTGGGCGACCTCTTCACCGCCGCGCTCAACGCCGTGGGCATCCTCGCGGCTGTCCACCACCGCGAGCGGACCGGCGAGGGCCAGTACGTCGACACCGCGATGTACGACGCGATGATCTCGCTCTGTGAGCGGACGGTGTATCAGTACTCCTGTGACGGGGACTCCCCCACACGGCGGGGCAACTCCCACCCGACACTGTTCCCCTACGACGCCTTCGAGACCGCGGACGGGTACGCCGTCGTCGCGGCGTTCTCCGACGGTCACTGGCAGACCCTCTGTGAGGCGATGGAGCGGCCGGAGTTGGCTGCCGACTACCCCGACGCGGCGTCGCGGCTCGCGAACCGTGACCACCTGCGGGGAGAAATCGCCGACTGGACCCGCCAGCACGAGACCGACGCCGTCGTCGACCTGCTCGACGGTCGTGTCCCGGCTGCACCGATCCAGACGACCGCGGATATCTTCGAAGACCCCCACGTCCACGCCCGCGACATGCTCGCAGACGTCTCCCAGCCCGGTGTCGACGCGGAGATGACTGTCGCGGGCAGCCCGATCAAGATGACCGAGACGATGCCCGAACCGCGTGGTCGCGCTCCCAGGCTGGACGAACACCGGGCGGAACTGCTGGAGGACCAGCAGTCGGGAGGCGACCCGCGCCCGGCCGAGAGCGACGACTGA
- a CDS encoding endonuclease V, producing the protein MRVVRPGFVPDPSLSREAMETLQREIAETAVFEDDLSVDPETASSDSEQTTLSGEAASAPLVAGVDQAFVDDRAVSAVVVTQGGAVVERAHAVERTEIPYIPGLLSFREGGAILAALERLEHDPDVLLVDGSGRIHFREAGLATHVGVTVDVPTVGVAKNLLCGAPERPLDGGFPEGTRVPIHADDAIETATAGTHVGDAVQTRQYDSPNRHVNPLIVSPGHRVSAETATDLVLATAAGYKLPEPTRLADRAADEAKTEVP; encoded by the coding sequence ATGCGGGTCGTCCGTCCCGGGTTCGTTCCGGACCCGTCGCTGTCCCGCGAAGCGATGGAGACGCTCCAGCGCGAGATAGCCGAGACGGCCGTCTTCGAGGACGATCTGTCGGTCGATCCCGAGACCGCGTCCAGCGACAGCGAGCAGACGACACTCTCGGGTGAGGCGGCGAGCGCACCGCTGGTGGCCGGCGTCGATCAGGCGTTCGTCGACGACCGGGCTGTCTCGGCGGTGGTCGTCACGCAGGGCGGTGCGGTCGTCGAACGGGCTCACGCCGTCGAGCGAACCGAGATCCCCTACATTCCTGGCTTGCTCTCGTTCCGGGAGGGCGGTGCGATCCTCGCAGCACTGGAACGACTCGAACACGACCCCGACGTCCTGCTGGTCGACGGCAGCGGTCGGATCCACTTCCGGGAGGCGGGGCTGGCGACACACGTCGGCGTCACCGTCGACGTGCCGACGGTCGGCGTCGCCAAGAACCTCCTCTGTGGCGCGCCCGAGCGACCGCTCGACGGCGGCTTTCCCGAGGGAACCCGCGTCCCGATCCACGCCGACGACGCGATCGAAACGGCGACAGCAGGGACCCACGTCGGCGACGCCGTCCAGACGCGACAGTACGACTCGCCGAACCGCCACGTCAACCCGCTGATCGTCAGTCCCGGCCACCGCGTGAGCGCCGAGACGGCGACGGATCTGGTGCTCGCGACGGCAGCGGGGTACAAACTCCCGGAGCCGACTCGGCTGGCCGACCGGGCGGCCGACGAGGCGAAAACCGAGGTCCCGTGA
- the mch gene encoding 2-methylfumaryl-CoA hydratase: MTDWTDPDAVDLSDEETFETLLDRAETREKGHYFEFFEPGDELTHDPGLVLSKAGSEDWMGQTLNHDPAYWRPDRARDRGFEAVPVHPDYLLACVMGATVEDLSEKGGYFLGRDDVTIHRSPTPGTELAVSSTVVETTPSSSRPEYGIVTWETVGRNRETGDRLVSYERTNMIPRREPTATDGSGTVTDSGDGEDESTAGPAVPDTLVTPEGGHFEEFRAALNRADETDAAVAYAHERGRTMDDGLVSGLPLSTLNTARQHHNRDVMTDSPSGDIVAYGDVTRSIALAHARSDEATYREWRYDAERFHDFVTLGDTIYGFTRVLDCDADAGPERAGAVTFEHVAYNQHRTPVYSGRRTALLQRSHR; the protein is encoded by the coding sequence ATGACCGACTGGACTGACCCCGACGCTGTCGATCTCTCGGACGAGGAGACGTTCGAGACGCTCTTGGACCGCGCCGAGACACGCGAGAAGGGCCACTACTTCGAGTTCTTCGAGCCCGGCGACGAACTGACCCACGACCCCGGGCTCGTCCTCTCGAAGGCGGGCAGCGAGGACTGGATGGGACAGACGCTCAACCACGACCCGGCCTACTGGCGGCCCGACCGCGCCCGCGACCGGGGGTTCGAGGCGGTCCCGGTCCACCCGGACTATCTCCTGGCCTGCGTGATGGGAGCGACCGTCGAGGACCTCTCGGAGAAGGGCGGCTACTTCCTGGGCCGCGACGACGTGACGATCCACCGGAGCCCGACACCCGGGACAGAACTGGCAGTTTCCTCCACGGTGGTCGAGACGACCCCGTCGTCGTCGCGGCCCGAGTACGGGATCGTCACCTGGGAGACGGTGGGACGGAACCGCGAGACCGGCGACCGATTGGTCAGTTACGAACGAACCAACATGATCCCGCGGCGCGAACCGACCGCCACCGACGGGAGCGGGACCGTCACGGACTCCGGTGACGGCGAGGACGAGAGCACCGCGGGTCCAGCCGTTCCAGACACGCTTGTCACCCCCGAGGGGGGTCACTTCGAGGAGTTCCGGGCCGCGCTCAACCGGGCCGACGAGACCGACGCCGCCGTCGCGTACGCCCACGAACGCGGTCGAACGATGGACGATGGGCTGGTCTCTGGGCTCCCGCTCTCGACGCTCAACACTGCCCGCCAGCACCACAACCGCGACGTGATGACCGACTCGCCGTCGGGGGACATCGTCGCCTACGGCGACGTTACCCGATCCATCGCGCTGGCACACGCCCGGTCGGACGAAGCGACCTACCGCGAGTGGCGCTACGACGCCGAGCGGTTCCACGACTTCGTCACGCTGGGTGATACGATCTACGGGTTCACTCGGGTCCTCGACTGTGACGCCGACGCCGGCCCCGAGCGGGCCGGCGCTGTCACCTTCGAACACGTCGCGTACAACCAGCACCGCACCCCGGTCTACTCCGGCCGGCGAACCGCACTGCTTCAGCGATCCCACCGATGA
- a CDS encoding DUF7503 family protein gives MSDTTMKEYLADHPRMIGALFTILLLLSQAGNVAANNGATISGP, from the coding sequence ATGTCCGATACCACCATGAAGGAGTACCTGGCTGACCACCCACGAATGATCGGCGCACTGTTCACCATCCTGCTGTTGCTGTCACAGGCTGGGAACGTGGCCGCGAACAACGGTGCGACCATCAGCGGCCCGTAG
- a CDS encoding methylaspartate ammonia-lyase, producing MRIDTVRAVPGLSGFFFDDQRAIKQGATREGFDYDGQPATAGFDRIREAGESLIVELELADGTVVTGDCAAVQYSGAGGRDPLFRASEYRPVVEEKVADELRGRDATMFRQNATVVEDLDPARSDGDRLHTAVRYGVSQALLNAAARATGQTPAGVVSAAYRSEMAGSPVPVFGQSGDERRINAEKMLIKGVPVLPHGLFNSVEKVGADGEGLREYVAWLRERTDELGPATYSPRFHLDVYGILGEVFEPPYDRDEVVDYFRSLAEAAGPYPLQVEGPMDAGDRADQIRRMAQLRDGLADAGVDVDIVADEWCNTFDDVRAFVDAGAADVVQIKTPDLGGIHRSAEAVLYCDGTDTRAYLGGTCNETATSARACANVALATDAAQVLAKPGMGFDEGFMIVTNEMRRTLARTGGETTDSEHADGPYDGTRPTASDGGTRR from the coding sequence ATGCGGATTGATACCGTCCGCGCGGTCCCCGGGCTCTCCGGGTTCTTCTTCGACGACCAGCGCGCGATCAAGCAAGGTGCGACCCGGGAGGGGTTCGACTACGACGGCCAGCCCGCGACGGCGGGCTTCGACCGCATCCGGGAGGCCGGCGAGTCGCTCATCGTCGAACTCGAACTGGCCGACGGCACGGTCGTCACCGGCGACTGCGCCGCGGTACAGTACTCCGGGGCCGGTGGACGCGACCCGCTCTTCCGGGCCAGCGAGTACCGTCCCGTGGTCGAGGAGAAAGTCGCCGACGAACTGCGAGGGCGGGACGCGACGATGTTCCGCCAGAACGCGACCGTCGTCGAGGATCTCGATCCCGCTCGCTCGGACGGCGACCGCCTCCACACCGCGGTCCGGTACGGCGTCTCCCAGGCGCTCCTGAACGCGGCGGCACGGGCGACCGGACAGACGCCCGCCGGCGTGGTCTCGGCCGCTTACCGGTCCGAAATGGCCGGATCGCCCGTCCCGGTGTTCGGACAGTCCGGCGACGAACGGCGGATCAACGCAGAGAAGATGCTAATAAAGGGTGTCCCCGTTCTCCCGCACGGCCTGTTCAACAGCGTCGAGAAGGTCGGGGCCGACGGGGAGGGGCTCAGGGAGTACGTCGCCTGGCTCCGCGAGCGGACCGACGAACTGGGGCCGGCGACGTACTCGCCACGCTTTCACCTCGACGTCTACGGCATCCTCGGTGAGGTGTTCGAACCGCCGTACGACCGGGACGAGGTCGTCGACTACTTCCGGTCGCTGGCCGAGGCGGCGGGGCCGTACCCGCTCCAGGTCGAGGGACCGATGGACGCCGGCGACCGCGCCGACCAGATCCGTCGGATGGCCCAACTCCGGGACGGGCTGGCCGACGCGGGCGTCGACGTCGACATCGTCGCCGACGAGTGGTGCAACACCTTCGACGACGTGCGGGCGTTCGTCGACGCGGGCGCGGCCGACGTGGTCCAGATCAAGACGCCGGACCTGGGCGGCATCCACCGCTCGGCCGAGGCCGTGCTGTACTGTGACGGGACCGACACTCGGGCGTATCTGGGCGGGACTTGCAACGAGACGGCCACCTCCGCACGTGCCTGTGCGAACGTCGCGCTGGCGACCGATGCGGCCCAAGTGCTCGCGAAGCCCGGTATGGGGTTCGACGAGGGGTTCATGATCGTGACGAACGAGATGCGCCGGACGCTGGCCCGGACAGGCGGAGAGACCACAGACAGCGAACACGCTGACGGACCATACGACGGGACCCGCCCGACGGCCTCTGACGGGGGGACCCGCCGATGA
- the glmS gene encoding methylaspartate mutase subunit S translates to MPRTVILGVIGSDAHVVGITILEQALSAAGFEVVNLGVQTAQADFVAAAKSHDAEAVLVSSLYGHARQDCEGFHDRLEAAGLDVWTYVGGNLAVGQDEFEETRRTFRGMGFDRVFDAETDPEEAIAALRQDLELTTAETDRVSVEG, encoded by the coding sequence ATGCCCCGGACCGTCATCCTCGGCGTGATCGGCTCCGACGCACACGTCGTCGGTATCACGATTCTTGAGCAGGCGCTCTCGGCCGCTGGCTTCGAGGTCGTCAACCTCGGCGTCCAGACCGCACAGGCCGACTTCGTCGCCGCCGCCAAATCCCACGACGCCGAGGCTGTACTGGTCTCCTCACTGTACGGGCACGCCCGGCAGGACTGCGAGGGGTTCCACGACCGCCTCGAAGCGGCCGGACTCGACGTCTGGACGTACGTCGGCGGCAACCTCGCGGTCGGTCAGGACGAGTTCGAGGAGACCCGCCGAACGTTCCGCGGGATGGGTTTCGACCGGGTCTTCGACGCCGAGACCGACCCGGAGGAGGCCATCGCGGCGCTCCGCCAAGACCTGGAGCTGACGACGGCAGAGACAGACCGTGTCAGCGTCGAGGGCTGA